The Pseudomonas berkeleyensis genome includes a region encoding these proteins:
- the rlmE gene encoding 23S rRNA (uridine(2552)-2'-O)-methyltransferase RlmE — protein MARSKTSQRWLKEHFDDPYVKMAQKDGYRSRASYKLLEIQEKDRILRPGMTVVDLGAAPGGWSQVTSRVIGDKGRLIASDILEMDSIPDVTFIQGDFTDDAVFARILEAIGENPVDLVISDMAPNMSGVRTADQARAMYLCELALDLAGRVLRPGGDFLIKIFQGEGFDAYHKQVRETFDKVQMRKPLSSRDRSREQYLLARGFRG, from the coding sequence GTGGCACGTTCCAAGACCAGCCAGCGTTGGCTGAAAGAACATTTCGACGATCCTTACGTGAAGATGGCGCAGAAGGACGGCTACCGTTCGCGCGCCAGCTACAAGCTGCTGGAAATCCAGGAGAAGGATCGCATCCTGCGCCCCGGCATGACCGTGGTCGACCTTGGCGCCGCGCCTGGCGGTTGGTCGCAGGTGACCAGCCGGGTGATCGGCGACAAGGGGCGGCTGATCGCCTCCGACATTCTGGAGATGGACAGCATCCCCGATGTCACCTTCATTCAGGGCGATTTCACCGACGATGCGGTATTCGCGCGAATTCTCGAGGCCATCGGCGAAAATCCGGTCGACCTTGTTATTTCCGACATGGCCCCCAATATGAGTGGGGTGAGAACCGCCGATCAGGCGCGTGCGATGTATCTGTGCGAGCTGGCGTTGGATCTGGCCGGCCGCGTGTTGCGTCCGGGCGGCGATTTTCTGATCAAGATCTTCCAGGGCGAAGGTTTTGACGCTTATCACAAGCAGGTGCGTGAGACGTTCGACAAGGTGCAGATGCGTAAACCGCTGTCGTCGCGTGATCGTTCCCGCGAACAATATTTGCTGGCCCGCGGTTTTCGCGGTTAG
- the folP gene encoding dihydropteroate synthase has product MSQTLHPSRLPCGNRLLDLSRPHVMGILNVTPDSFSDGGRFAQRDAALRHAADMVAAGATLIDVGGESTRPGARVVSPVEELERVAPVVEAIARELDVIISVDTSTPAVMRETARLGAGLINDVRSLQRDGALDAAADTGLPVCLMHMRGEPGNMQDNPEYPDILVEVRDFLVERMAACATVGIPAERLVLDPGFGFAKTLEHNLALFKHMDRLSVLGRPLLVGVSRKSMIGKVLGHEVGGRLYGSLALAALALTKGAHILRVHDVAETVDVVRMIAAVDAAH; this is encoded by the coding sequence ATGTCTCAAACGCTACACCCGAGCCGGTTGCCCTGTGGCAACCGGCTTCTTGATTTGTCCCGTCCGCATGTGATGGGTATTCTCAATGTCACGCCCGATTCCTTTTCCGATGGTGGCCGCTTCGCTCAGCGCGATGCGGCGCTGCGTCATGCTGCCGATATGGTTGCCGCTGGCGCTACGCTGATCGATGTCGGCGGCGAGTCCACTCGCCCTGGTGCGCGGGTAGTCTCCCCCGTCGAGGAGCTTGAGCGTGTTGCGCCTGTGGTCGAGGCCATTGCGCGTGAGCTGGACGTGATCATTTCCGTGGATACCTCCACGCCCGCGGTCATGCGTGAAACCGCGCGGCTTGGCGCTGGCTTAATCAATGACGTGCGTTCCCTGCAACGTGACGGTGCATTGGATGCGGCTGCCGACACCGGTTTGCCCGTGTGCCTCATGCACATGCGCGGCGAGCCCGGCAATATGCAGGACAACCCTGAGTATCCGGACATCCTGGTCGAGGTGCGTGACTTCCTCGTCGAGCGCATGGCGGCCTGTGCGACCGTCGGTATCCCCGCCGAGCGGCTGGTGCTCGATCCAGGCTTTGGTTTTGCCAAGACCCTGGAGCACAATCTCGCCCTGTTCAAGCATATGGATCGGCTCTCTGTGCTGGGTCGACCGCTTCTGGTTGGCGTTTCCCGCAAGAGCATGATCGGCAAGGTGCTCGGTCATGAGGTGGGTGGGCGGCTCTATGGCAGCCTGGCGCTGGCCGCGCTGGCCCTGACCAAGGGCGCACATATTCTGCGTGTGCACGATGTTGCCGAAACGGTCGATGTGGTGCGCATGATCGCTGCGGTTGACGCGGCGCACTAG
- a CDS encoding DUF4149 domain-containing protein translates to MSKSATSRLQGASKPAAMAWQLALPLWVGGLWTWQFVMLPAIGQFGLAPLLVQEIASHLVPLLVALTAVCVGLQSAVLLRCEGFASLWRDMRGQLLLTVALMAFSYWLAPKLLEDASYWLRFSYLVMAFSGLLLVLQPVPGRERQG, encoded by the coding sequence TTGTCGAAGTCCGCCACATCTAGGTTGCAGGGCGCGTCGAAGCCGGCTGCCATGGCCTGGCAGCTGGCCCTGCCGCTATGGGTGGGCGGCTTGTGGACATGGCAGTTCGTCATGCTGCCGGCCATCGGCCAGTTCGGCCTGGCGCCTTTGCTGGTACAGGAAATTGCCTCGCATCTGGTGCCGCTGCTGGTCGCTTTGACGGCTGTATGCGTCGGCCTACAGAGTGCGGTGCTGTTGCGTTGCGAGGGATTCGCCAGCCTGTGGCGGGACATGCGTGGTCAGCTGTTGCTGACCGTCGCACTCATGGCATTCAGCTATTGGCTGGCGCCGAAGCTGTTGGAGGACGCCAGTTACTGGCTACGCTTCAGCTATCTGGTGATGGCGTTTTCCGGGCTGTTGCTGGTGCTACAGCCCGTGCCCGGTCGAGAGCGTCAGGGCTGA
- the yhbY gene encoding ribosome assembly RNA-binding protein YhbY, translating into MPLTQEQKKQFKSIGHHLKPVLIVADNGLTEGVLAELDRALNDHELIKVQLRLAEREDRQAAIGALCEAGRAELVQSIGKVAILYRKNPKPNRNLSNVIRYQG; encoded by the coding sequence ATGCCGCTCACTCAAGAGCAGAAGAAACAATTCAAATCTATCGGCCACCACCTGAAACCTGTATTGATCGTGGCTGACAATGGTTTGACCGAGGGCGTGCTGGCCGAATTGGATCGAGCACTGAACGATCACGAGCTGATCAAAGTGCAGCTGCGCCTCGCCGAACGCGAAGATCGCCAGGCCGCCATCGGCGCACTGTGTGAAGCCGGACGTGCCGAGCTGGTACAGAGCATTGGCAAGGTGGCGATACTCTATCGCAAGAATCCCAAGCCGAACCGCAACCTCTCCAACGTCATCCGCTACCAGGGCTGA
- the ftsH gene encoding ATP-dependent zinc metalloprotease FtsH has translation MAKNLILWLIIAAVLVTVMNNFSSPSEPQTLSYSQFIEQVKEGRVERVTVDGYVITGKRTDGEGFKTIRPAIQDGGLIGDLIDNNVVIEGKQPEQQSIWTQLLVASFPILVIIAVFMFFMRQMQGGAGGKGGPMSFGKSKARLLSEDQVKTTFADVAGCDEAKEEVSELVEFLRDPGKFQRLGGRIPRGVLMVGSPGTGKTLLAKAVAGEAKVPFFTISGSDFVEMFVGVGASRVRDMFDQAKKHAPCIIFIDEIDAVGRHRGAGMGGGHDEREQTLNQLLVEMDGFEMNDGIIVIAATNRPDVLDPALLRPGRFDRQVVVGLPDIRGREQILKVHMRKVPMGDDVQPAVIARGTPGFSGADLANLVNEASLFAARAGKRLVEMKEFELAKDKIMMGAERKTMVMSDKEKLNTAFHEAGHAIVGRLVPEHDPVYKVSIIPRGRALGVTMFLPEEDRYSLSKRALTSQICSLFGGRIAEEMTLGFDGVTTGASNDIMRATQLAKNMVTKWGLSEKLGPLMYAEEEGEVFLGRSMGSQASNVSGETAKQIDEEVRRIIDECYATAKKLLVENRDKLDAMAEALMKYETIDSEQIDDIMNGRVPREPRGWGDGDSGTPQPKVDETPRPEKPIGGPAAEH, from the coding sequence ATGGCAAAGAATCTGATCCTGTGGCTGATCATCGCGGCCGTACTGGTCACCGTGATGAACAACTTCTCCAGTCCGAGCGAGCCACAGACGCTGAGCTACTCGCAATTCATCGAGCAGGTCAAGGAAGGGCGCGTCGAGCGCGTGACCGTCGACGGCTACGTGATCACCGGCAAGCGCACCGACGGCGAAGGTTTCAAGACCATCCGTCCGGCGATCCAGGACGGTGGCCTGATCGGTGATCTGATCGACAACAATGTGGTGATCGAGGGCAAACAGCCTGAGCAGCAGAGCATCTGGACTCAGTTGCTGGTGGCCAGCTTCCCGATTCTGGTGATCATCGCGGTGTTCATGTTCTTCATGCGCCAGATGCAGGGCGGTGCTGGCGGCAAGGGTGGGCCGATGAGTTTCGGCAAGTCCAAGGCGCGCCTGCTCTCCGAAGACCAGGTCAAGACCACCTTCGCTGACGTCGCTGGTTGCGACGAGGCCAAGGAAGAGGTCAGCGAGCTGGTGGAATTCCTTCGCGATCCAGGCAAGTTCCAGCGCCTGGGTGGCCGCATCCCGCGCGGCGTGCTGATGGTCGGCTCGCCGGGTACCGGTAAGACGCTGCTGGCCAAGGCCGTTGCCGGTGAGGCGAAAGTACCGTTCTTCACCATTTCCGGTTCCGACTTCGTGGAAATGTTCGTCGGCGTGGGGGCTTCCCGCGTCCGTGACATGTTCGACCAAGCCAAGAAGCACGCGCCATGCATCATCTTCATCGACGAGATCGACGCCGTGGGTCGCCATCGTGGCGCCGGCATGGGCGGTGGTCACGACGAGCGTGAGCAGACGCTCAACCAGTTGCTGGTTGAGATGGATGGCTTCGAAATGAACGACGGCATCATCGTCATCGCTGCGACCAACCGTCCGGACGTACTCGACCCGGCGCTGCTGCGCCCGGGCCGCTTCGACCGTCAGGTAGTGGTCGGTCTGCCGGACATTCGTGGCCGCGAGCAGATTCTGAAAGTGCACATGCGCAAAGTGCCGATGGGTGACGACGTCCAGCCGGCCGTTATCGCACGTGGTACGCCGGGCTTCTCCGGTGCCGACCTGGCCAACCTGGTCAACGAGGCCTCGCTGTTCGCCGCTCGTGCCGGCAAGCGTCTGGTCGAGATGAAGGAATTCGAACTGGCCAAAGACAAGATCATGATGGGCGCCGAGCGCAAGACCATGGTCATGTCCGACAAGGAGAAGCTCAACACTGCGTTCCACGAGGCGGGGCACGCCATCGTCGGTCGCCTGGTGCCCGAGCATGATCCGGTCTACAAGGTTTCCATCATCCCGCGCGGTCGTGCGCTGGGTGTGACCATGTTCCTGCCGGAAGAGGATCGTTACAGCCTGAGCAAGCGTGCGCTGACCAGTCAGATCTGCTCGCTGTTCGGTGGTCGTATCGCCGAAGAAATGACCCTGGGCTTCGATGGCGTCACTACCGGTGCTTCCAACGACATCATGCGTGCTACCCAATTGGCCAAGAACATGGTCACCAAGTGGGGCCTGTCGGAGAAACTCGGTCCGCTGATGTATGCCGAGGAAGAGGGTGAGGTGTTCCTCGGACGCAGCATGGGCAGCCAGGCCAGCAACGTCTCTGGCGAGACGGCCAAGCAGATCGACGAGGAAGTTCGCCGCATCATCGACGAGTGCTATGCCACTGCGAAGAAGCTGTTGGTGGAGAATCGCGACAAGCTCGATGCCATGGCTGAAGCGCTGATGAAGTACGAGACCATCGACTCCGAGCAGATCGACGACATCATGAATGGCCGCGTACCGCGCGAGCCGCGCGGTTGGGGTGATGGTGATTCCGGTACGCCGCAACCGAAAGTCGACGAGACGCCTCGTCCCGAGAAGCCAATCGGCGGCCCGGCTGCCGAGCACTAA
- the carA gene encoding glutamine-hydrolyzing carbamoyl-phosphate synthase small subunit has protein sequence MTKPAPKPAILALADGSIFRGESIGADGQTIGEVVFNTAMTGYQEILTDPSYAQQIVTLTYPHIGNTGTTPEDAESNRVWAAGLIIRDLPLISSNWRDKQPLDEYLKENGTVAIAGIDTRRLTRILREKGSQNGCILVGDDATEEKALELARSFPGLKGMDLAKVVSCTERYEWRSSVWNLKNDSHPEIPASELPYHVVAYDYGVKLNILRMLVERGCRLTVVPAQTPASEVLALNPDGVFLSNGPGDPEPCDYAIQAIKDVLETDIPVFGICLGHQLLALASGAKTLKMGHGHHGANHPVQDLDTGVVMITSQNHGFAVDETSLPGNLRAIHKSLFDGTLQGIERTDKAAFSFQGHPEASPGPHDVAPLFDRFINEMAKRR, from the coding sequence TTGACTAAGCCAGCCCCTAAACCCGCCATTCTGGCCCTCGCTGACGGCAGCATCTTTCGCGGCGAATCAATCGGGGCCGATGGCCAGACCATCGGTGAGGTGGTGTTCAACACCGCCATGACCGGCTATCAGGAAATCCTTACCGATCCTTCCTATGCCCAGCAGATCGTTACCCTGACCTACCCCCACATCGGCAACACCGGCACCACGCCGGAAGACGCCGAGTCCAATCGCGTATGGGCCGCCGGCCTGATCATCCGTGATCTGCCGCTGATTTCCAGCAACTGGCGCGACAAGCAGCCGCTGGACGAGTACCTGAAGGAAAATGGCACCGTCGCCATTGCCGGCATCGATACCCGTCGCCTGACCCGCATCCTGCGCGAGAAGGGTTCGCAGAACGGTTGCATCCTGGTTGGCGATGACGCTACCGAAGAGAAGGCGCTGGAGCTGGCCCGCAGCTTCCCTGGCCTCAAGGGCATGGATCTGGCCAAGGTGGTCAGCTGCACCGAGCGCTACGAGTGGCGCTCCAGCGTGTGGAATCTGAAAAACGACAGCCACCCGGAAATCCCGGCCAGCGAGCTGCCTTATCACGTGGTCGCCTACGACTACGGCGTCAAGCTGAACATCCTGCGCATGCTGGTCGAGCGCGGCTGCCGCCTGACCGTGGTGCCGGCGCAGACCCCGGCCAGTGAAGTGCTGGCGCTGAATCCCGATGGCGTGTTCCTGTCCAACGGCCCAGGCGACCCTGAGCCGTGCGACTACGCGATCCAGGCGATCAAGGACGTGCTGGAAACCGACATCCCGGTATTCGGCATCTGCCTCGGCCACCAGTTGCTGGCCCTGGCCTCCGGCGCCAAGACCCTGAAAATGGGCCACGGCCACCACGGTGCCAACCACCCGGTGCAGGATCTCGATACTGGCGTGGTGATGATCACCAGCCAGAACCACGGTTTTGCCGTGGATGAAACCAGCCTGCCGGGTAACCTGCGCGCGATCCACAAGTCGCTGTTCGACGGCACCCTGCAGGGCATCGAGCGTACCGACAAGGCCGCCTTCAGCTTTCAGGGCCACCCTGAAGCCAGCCCTGGCCCGCACGACGTTGCGCCGTTGTTCGACCGTTTCATCAATGAGATGGCCAAACGCCGCTAA
- the greA gene encoding transcription elongation factor GreA codes for MNKYPMTVQGARALEEELAHLTKVRRPALSQAIAEARELGDLKENAEYHAAREEQGMVEARVRDIEGRLQNAVIIDVTTIEHTGKVIFGTTVEIANVETDESVTYQIVGEDEADIKQGKLSVGSPIARALVGKSEGDVVAVKTPSGLVEYEIVEVRHI; via the coding sequence ATGAACAAATATCCCATGACCGTCCAGGGCGCTCGCGCCCTGGAAGAAGAGCTGGCGCACCTGACCAAGGTGCGTCGCCCCGCACTGAGTCAGGCGATCGCCGAGGCTCGCGAGCTGGGTGATCTCAAGGAAAACGCCGAATACCATGCCGCCCGCGAAGAGCAGGGCATGGTCGAGGCACGTGTGCGTGATATCGAAGGCCGTCTGCAGAACGCCGTGATCATCGATGTCACCACCATCGAGCACACTGGCAAAGTGATCTTCGGTACCACGGTGGAAATCGCCAACGTCGAGACCGATGAAAGCGTGACCTACCAGATCGTGGGTGAGGACGAAGCCGACATCAAGCAGGGCAAGCTGTCCGTTGGCTCGCCTATCGCCCGTGCCCTGGTGGGCAAGAGCGAGGGTGATGTGGTGGCGGTGAAGACTCCCAGCGGCCTGGTTGAGTACGAGATTGTCGAAGTCCGCCACATCTAG
- the carB gene encoding carbamoyl-phosphate synthase large subunit: MPKRTDIKSILILGAGPIVIGQACEFDYSGAQACKALKEEGFRVILVNSNPATIMTDPAMADATYIEPIKWATVAKIIEKERPDALLPTMGGQTALNCALDLERHGVLEKFGVEMIGANADTIDKAEDRSRFDKAMKDIGLACPVSGIAHSMEDAYGVLEKVGFPCIIRPSFTMGGTGGGIAYNREEFEEICARGLDLSPTSELLIDESLIGWKEYEMEVVRDKKDNCIIVCSIENFDPMGVHTGDSITVAPAQTLTDKEYQILRNASLAVLREIGVETGGSNVQFGICPNTGRMVVIEMNPRVSRSSALASKATGFPIAKIAAKLAVGYTLDELSNDITGGRTPASFEPAIDYVVTKVPRFAFEKFPKADARLTTQMKSVGEVMAIGRTFQESMQKALRGLEVGVAGFDPKLDLNDPEAESTLRRELTVPSADRIWYVADAFRAGKTVAEVFELTRIDEWFLVQIEDLIKDEATVQTLGLSAIDRDLMFKLKRKGFSDARLAKLLGVSEKSLRAHRHKLKVLPVYKRVDTCAAEFATDTAYMYSTYEEECEANPSSRDKIMILGGGPNRIGQGIEFDYCCVHAALAMREDGYETIMVNCNPETVSTDYDTSDRLYFEPVTLEDVLEIVRVEQPKGVIVQYGGQTPLKICRALEEAGVPIIGTSPEAIDRAEDRERFQQMVQRLGLRQPANATARSEDEALALSKNIGYPMVVRPSYVLGGRAMEIVYQEEELKRYMREAVKVSNDSPVLLDRFLNCAIEVDVDAVSDGESVVIGAIMQHIEQAGVHSGDSACSLPPYSLPAHIQDEIRDQVKKMALELGVVGLMNVQMAVQGEDIYVIEVNPRASRTVPFVSKCVGESLAKVAARVMAGKSLAEAGYNEEIIPPYFSVKEAVFPFAKFPGVDPILGPEMKSTGEVMGVGDTFGEAFAKAQLGASEILPNSGCAFISVREDDKPEAVQVARDLVALGFEVVATAGTAKVIEAAGLPVRRVNKVTEGRPHVVDMIKNDEVTLIINTTEGRQSIADSYSIRRNALQHKIYCTTTIAAGQAVCEALKFGPEKTVRRLQDLHAGIKA; encoded by the coding sequence ATGCCAAAACGTACAGACATCAAAAGTATCCTGATCCTCGGCGCCGGCCCCATCGTCATCGGCCAGGCCTGCGAGTTCGACTACTCCGGCGCCCAGGCCTGCAAGGCGCTGAAGGAAGAAGGTTTCCGCGTCATCTTGGTGAACTCCAACCCGGCCACCATCATGACCGACCCGGCCATGGCCGACGCCACCTACATCGAGCCGATCAAGTGGGCCACCGTGGCCAAGATCATCGAGAAGGAGCGGCCGGACGCCCTGCTGCCGACCATGGGTGGTCAGACCGCGCTGAACTGTGCGCTGGATCTGGAGCGCCATGGCGTGCTGGAGAAGTTCGGCGTCGAAATGATCGGCGCCAACGCCGACACCATCGACAAGGCTGAAGACCGTTCGCGCTTCGACAAGGCGATGAAGGACATTGGCCTGGCCTGCCCGGTCTCGGGTATCGCACACAGCATGGAAGACGCCTACGGCGTGCTCGAGAAGGTTGGCTTCCCGTGCATCATCCGTCCGTCCTTCACCATGGGCGGCACTGGTGGCGGCATCGCCTACAACCGTGAAGAGTTCGAAGAAATCTGCGCCCGCGGTCTCGACCTGTCGCCGACCAGCGAGCTGCTGATCGACGAGTCGCTGATCGGCTGGAAGGAATACGAGATGGAGGTGGTCCGCGACAAGAAGGACAACTGCATCATCGTCTGCTCCATCGAGAACTTCGACCCGATGGGTGTGCACACTGGCGACTCGATCACCGTTGCTCCGGCCCAGACCCTGACCGACAAGGAATACCAGATCCTGCGTAACGCCTCGCTGGCGGTACTGCGCGAGATCGGCGTGGAAACCGGCGGCTCCAACGTGCAGTTCGGCATCTGCCCGAACACCGGGCGCATGGTCGTCATCGAGATGAACCCGCGCGTGTCGCGCTCCTCGGCGCTGGCTTCCAAGGCCACCGGCTTCCCGATCGCCAAGATCGCCGCCAAGCTGGCTGTCGGTTACACCCTCGACGAGCTGAGCAACGACATCACCGGCGGTCGTACCCCGGCGTCGTTCGAGCCGGCCATCGACTACGTGGTGACCAAGGTGCCGCGCTTCGCCTTCGAGAAATTCCCGAAAGCCGACGCCCGCCTGACCACCCAGATGAAGTCCGTCGGCGAAGTCATGGCCATCGGCCGTACCTTCCAGGAATCCATGCAGAAAGCCCTGCGCGGCCTGGAAGTCGGCGTTGCCGGTTTCGATCCGAAGCTCGACCTGAACGATCCGGAAGCCGAAAGCACCCTGCGCCGTGAGCTGACCGTGCCCAGCGCCGACCGTATCTGGTACGTGGCCGATGCCTTCCGCGCCGGCAAGACCGTTGCCGAAGTATTCGAGCTGACCCGCATCGACGAGTGGTTCCTGGTACAGATCGAAGATCTGATCAAGGACGAGGCCACCGTACAGACCCTGGGCCTGTCGGCCATCGACCGCGATCTGATGTTCAAGCTCAAGCGCAAGGGCTTCTCCGATGCGCGCCTGGCCAAGCTGCTCGGCGTTTCCGAGAAGAGCCTGCGTGCCCATCGCCACAAGCTCAAGGTGCTGCCGGTGTACAAGCGCGTGGATACCTGCGCCGCTGAGTTCGCCACCGACACCGCCTACATGTACTCGACCTACGAGGAAGAGTGCGAAGCCAACCCGAGCAGCCGTGACAAGATCATGATCCTCGGCGGTGGCCCCAACCGCATCGGCCAGGGTATCGAGTTCGACTACTGCTGCGTACACGCCGCGCTGGCCATGCGTGAAGACGGTTACGAGACCATCATGGTCAACTGCAACCCGGAAACCGTCTCCACTGACTACGACACCTCTGATCGCCTGTACTTCGAGCCGGTGACCCTGGAGGACGTACTGGAAATCGTCCGCGTCGAGCAGCCGAAAGGCGTCATCGTCCAGTACGGTGGTCAGACTCCGCTGAAAATCTGCCGCGCGCTGGAAGAGGCGGGTGTACCGATCATCGGCACCAGCCCCGAGGCCATCGACCGCGCCGAAGACCGCGAGCGTTTCCAGCAGATGGTACAGCGCCTCGGTCTGCGCCAGCCGGCCAACGCCACCGCACGCAGCGAAGACGAGGCTCTGGCGCTGTCGAAGAACATCGGTTATCCGATGGTGGTGCGTCCGTCCTACGTACTGGGCGGCCGGGCGATGGAAATCGTCTACCAGGAAGAAGAACTCAAGCGCTACATGCGTGAAGCGGTGAAGGTCTCCAACGACAGCCCGGTGCTGCTGGATCGCTTCCTCAACTGCGCCATCGAAGTGGACGTGGATGCGGTCAGCGACGGCGAGAGCGTTGTCATTGGCGCGATCATGCAGCACATCGAGCAGGCCGGCGTGCACTCCGGTGACTCCGCTTGCTCGCTGCCGCCATACTCGCTGCCGGCGCACATCCAGGACGAGATCCGTGACCAGGTCAAGAAAATGGCCCTGGAGCTCGGCGTCGTTGGTCTGATGAACGTGCAGATGGCCGTTCAGGGTGAAGACATCTACGTCATCGAAGTGAACCCGCGTGCCTCGCGTACCGTGCCGTTCGTTTCCAAGTGCGTGGGCGAATCCCTGGCCAAGGTCGCTGCTCGCGTCATGGCTGGCAAATCCCTGGCCGAAGCGGGCTACAACGAGGAAATCATCCCGCCGTACTTCAGCGTGAAGGAAGCGGTGTTCCCGTTCGCCAAGTTCCCGGGCGTCGACCCGATCCTCGGCCCAGAAATGAAATCCACCGGTGAGGTCATGGGCGTTGGCGACACCTTCGGCGAAGCCTTCGCCAAGGCTCAGCTGGGTGCCAGCGAGATCCTGCCGAACTCCGGTTGCGCGTTCATCAGCGTGCGCGAAGACGACAAGCCGGAAGCTGTTCAGGTCGCCCGCGACCTGGTTGCGCTGGGCTTCGAAGTGGTCGCCACTGCTGGTACTGCCAAGGTGATCGAGGCTGCTGGTCTGCCAGTACGCCGGGTGAACAAGGTGACCGAAGGTCGTCCGCATGTCGTCGACATGATCAAGAACGATGAAGTGACCCTGATCATCAACACCACCGAGGGGCGTCAGTCGATTGCTGACTCCTACTCGATCCGTCGTAACGCCCTGCAGCACAAGATCTACTGCACCACCACCATCGCGGCTGGTCAGGCGGTCTGTGAAGCGCTCAAGTTCGGCCCGGAGAAAACCGTGCGCCGGCTGCAGGATCTGCATGCAGGAATCAAGGCATGA
- a CDS encoding DNA cytosine methyltransferase codes for MSTKISIEDAARQLHISPQRTRTLCRTQALRAERVGKTWIIDQESVTQYGLRTAHMIAEDHPAYHAPERSKSSPVALSFFSGAMGLDLGMEKAGFDIRLACEFDKYCRQTIALNRPDTALLGDINSCSAEQVLEAAGTPREAIDVIIGGPPCQAFSTAGKRKAFNDERGNAFLKFIDLALEIRPPYIVIENVRGLLSCPMDHRPHDQRGPDFPDLSLDEMKGGALNFVLSKLSNAGYATSFNLYNSANFGTPQIRERVIIICSRDGKPAPFLTPTHSEDGAQGLPAWRTVRQALEGLNSHNHLNFPEKRLRFYRLLKAGQNWRNLPEDQQREALGKSYFAGGGKTGFLRRLAWDKPSPTLVTHPAMPATDLAHPEADRPLSIEEYKRIQEFPDDWQLAGPLIQQYKQVGNAVPISLGHAVGKLLRDLLAGKAKEAPRHFRFSRYQATCHEEWRKAFEQQRRKAQLELAIS; via the coding sequence ATGAGTACCAAGATCAGCATCGAAGATGCTGCACGCCAGCTCCACATAAGCCCTCAGCGCACCCGCACGCTCTGCCGCACTCAAGCACTGCGAGCCGAGCGAGTCGGCAAGACCTGGATCATCGACCAGGAAAGCGTGACCCAATACGGATTAAGAACAGCACACATGATTGCAGAGGATCATCCTGCCTATCACGCGCCCGAGCGCAGCAAGAGCAGCCCTGTCGCGCTGAGTTTTTTCTCCGGCGCCATGGGTCTCGACCTTGGCATGGAGAAGGCCGGTTTCGACATACGCCTGGCCTGCGAATTCGATAAGTACTGCCGCCAGACCATCGCCCTGAACCGCCCCGACACAGCGTTGCTGGGCGATATCAACAGTTGCTCCGCCGAGCAGGTGCTCGAAGCTGCCGGCACGCCACGCGAGGCTATCGACGTCATCATCGGCGGGCCGCCCTGCCAGGCCTTCAGCACGGCCGGCAAACGCAAGGCCTTCAATGACGAACGCGGCAACGCCTTTCTCAAGTTCATCGATCTGGCGCTGGAGATCAGGCCACCCTATATCGTCATCGAGAACGTACGCGGCCTGCTGTCCTGCCCGATGGATCACCGCCCACATGACCAGCGCGGCCCGGACTTCCCCGACCTGTCCCTCGACGAGATGAAGGGCGGCGCACTGAACTTCGTCCTGAGCAAGCTGAGCAATGCCGGCTACGCCACCTCGTTCAACCTGTACAACTCGGCCAACTTCGGCACGCCACAGATTCGTGAGCGCGTCATCATCATCTGCTCACGAGATGGCAAGCCTGCGCCCTTCCTGACACCGACCCACAGCGAGGACGGTGCTCAAGGGCTGCCGGCCTGGCGCACTGTCCGCCAGGCGCTGGAGGGACTGAACAGCCACAACCACCTGAACTTCCCGGAAAAGCGCCTGCGCTTCTATCGCTTGCTCAAGGCCGGGCAGAACTGGCGCAACCTGCCCGAGGATCAGCAGCGTGAAGCACTGGGCAAATCCTACTTCGCCGGAGGCGGCAAGACCGGCTTTCTGCGTCGCCTGGCCTGGGACAAACCATCACCCACCCTGGTAACGCACCCTGCCATGCCGGCCACCGACCTGGCGCACCCGGAAGCGGATCGTCCGCTGTCGATCGAGGAATACAAACGCATCCAGGAGTTTCCGGATGACTGGCAACTGGCCGGGCCACTGATCCAGCAGTACAAACAGGTCGGCAATGCCGTGCCGATCAGCCTGGGACATGCCGTCGGCAAACTGTTGCGGGATCTGCTGGCAGGCAAGGCAAAAGAGGCACCACGCCATTTCCGCTTCTCGCGCTACCAGGCCACCTGCCATGAAGAATGGCGCAAGGCCTTCGAGCAGCAACGACGCAAGGCGCAACTGGAGCTGGCGATCAGCTGA